The Biomphalaria glabrata chromosome 6, xgBioGlab47.1, whole genome shotgun sequence genomic interval AAGTCATATGAAttcttttctagatctagattatgtttctagattctagatatagcctggattctagatttagttctagatcttgatctagacctagtctagctctagattCTGGATAAATtctctattctagatctattctagctctagattctatatatattctagattctagagcaATAGTCttgactctagacctagatatctaGAGtacatctagaactagtctagtaatctagatctagtctagctctagattctagatatattctatattctagatctattctagctctagattcaatttatattctatattctagagCTATAGtttcgagggccgcattaaaagaATTTTGGGGAATTGGGGGCCGCATATTGatacatatacatatttaaagatTAGAAAAATAAGTTAGCTAactgtgtataatgtcttttgattcacatttatactgtattatttacatttaatttttttacattaccaaTATACTATTtgcaacaagagttagcaatatCTGAAACTCATTttacgaatatttttttaattcattctaTAATTACCCTTTTACGTCACAACATTCCACCAAAAATATACAATAGTactgtgaagtatttaactgttaaATGTTTCGGAaatgtggaactagcttactagttgttatcttTGTGACTGCTTTCAAATTACTGTCGACCTGttcttacacttgtttattttcaaacaagaaaaaaatatgttcacagatgtatgtgcagccaaataatgtgaaagtttagatgtaaagttttttttaaatgtggaaatacagcttctgacACCCATAAAGCTCCCGCAGAAGAACTAACTGACCCTAACTTATATTACAGGTCATGATTTGCTTTGAGATATGTCTTCTCGAGCTGAATCAACTGGttccaagttcttgacgtcttaaaatttgctaaTTCCACAATCAATGAATCCAAATAGATTTTGTACATTTCAACTATTTCGCTACTAATAGTATCACTTTTCAggaaaggaaaatgacaaaacttgtttttatttgcttgcctggagaaatgtgAAAGTTTTGTTTGAAGAAAAATTATCATGAATATTATGTGTAAAGAAATCATTGCAATGCCCCCGATGTAAAAcgagaaatattagtaacaaagtcacagtccgttaaaggaacataacaatttcttccttgagagcccatattcttctcaataccttgcccGTGCTACACCAGAGGACACTACAGTGgtaccaaacatctgaattttttgtttccaaatctttatGTACTTCCAACaactgcctgtggttaagacCTCTAGttctgataagtttgatcactgAAATAATTGGGATAATaatatgtttgatattcaatgcagttTAAAGCCTATGATTGCGATAGTGTTCtttagtttaatttatttttctcagtcaaagcacagaatccatatttttttttttacacttgccGTTTTGTCCCATGCCAaatcaacactttcaacacagttcttcataatattcaataaatactggcctaagtttgtgtctttgactgaatgttttgaaataagaataatcttcatttattttaaactttttagaatgacatgtagagacaatgtttctttagcctttTCATCACAGGTGATTAGAATCAGacgtttcaataatttatatacatatttataattattttttctaatatATTTCCCTTTTGTAATCTGTGAGTACACCTGATTTCTGtgttcgcgggccgcataaaacaatCCAGCGGTCCGCTTGTGGCCCGCATGCCGTAATTTGCCCATCCCCGGTCTAGACCTATAAAGTAGATAGAgcgattatgatcaggattaataggcctactagtgggTAATAGTGCACTATGCTGTTCGCCTGGGAAaccgttttctttttattgtgcgggctaatttttttttcctagcccGTTATACTCCAATATATTAATTGACATTGTTGGGGAGAGGTACGTATCTGGGAGAAGTAGCGTCACTAGGGGGGTACGCAGGGTGCGCTCGCACCGGGTGAAACCATTTTGGAGATGATaaccaagttgaaaaaaaatatcttggcaaaagcagacacataggaaaagattattatattaaaatctctagatatattcCCAAACATGCCTAGACACGTCTAGATGCCTGTTTAAGCTTAAATGTCAAAGCTCAACGTTATACCGGCTTCTgtcttaaagtataacaaaagaaacctgttcAGGTGATGATAGGTCTATTTCTAATTTTAAgtaaatatcattgtaaaatttgcaataacattGGAATAAAAGTCATAAACAGTTggattttataatagaattgacactcattttacctttgttcaacaaaaagaactaactagcaatagtgtttattggaacatatttgaagaaagttgatggaaagggatgacaccctgagctaccgcaccaggtgccaccgacactgtctgggaggtttccattctgtttttaggtgatcagacggatctctactctactttgtagttgatcagttggatctctactctacttattccagaagagttctATCAAAGACGAAGTGTTGTCCTGTTTGCGTTCATGTGAAAAAAAACGCCAAATGattgtttttacaattttattaatttaaacgatcaaaagaagactatggcttaaatattcctggtccatttGGTCTATTTGTGGCttcgatgggggccgcctctgagtttgtctgataacacaaactctctttgtaatcttgttttatttgtattcttACCCTTAGTTTACATGaccttatatttaaaataaaaaaataaatattgcttAAGACAGTGTTGTCAATATGACAATCATACAGTTGATCTAACGTTAGGCTATCGTACTTTCTTTTTAACTAACGGTATtcttaaaaagttatttatttttatctttaaatttttttttatttagcacactttaaaaactaattagGAAAAACTTacttaatactttaaaaaaaaaaagtcaataccTCTTTTGTGCATTTAACAGAGAGattttttgctcttaataacttaAGGATATtggatttaaaagaaaaaaactgaaaatatttACACAGGCTGAGTGGTTAGGCGCATGGCTTCCGatccggggtccggggttcaaatcctggtgaggactgggatgTAAAAGTTCGGGAtatttagggcacccctgaggcCACCCAGCacatattagttggggaaaagtaataggcggttggttgttgtgctagccacatgacaccttcgttaacaaACAGAagaacatcatctgctctatagatctcGCAAGGTTTTAAAGTTACTTTTACTATTTACTCCCAAAAGCTTGGATAATTCTTTTAGTCTCAAGATAATAAACAAAAGCTTAAAGTAGTTTGTGTAACTGCTTGTGTAATTGCTTGTGTAACTGCTTTTGTGGATGTAAATcacaaaaagagagaaataactGTCTTAATACACTTCCCTTCTTTCTGTTATAAGATCAAAGCTGTCTGCAAAATGTGtgcttttgtttcaaattaatcTGAAAAGCACAATATGAGACAATGTCAAGCTCTGTTGCAAGCTTCCataaaataacatttctttaagCTAATTACTTTATTTCACCAATATTATCATATACTCACATAAGTTCTCAAATTCCATACACCAGACGAATTGCTTCAGTAATGCAGGGGACACTATTCATTTTCTAATACTTTAAATGtacataacaataaataaaataagctcGATTACCTCTCTTTAAAGAccgcagttgttttttttaatcattgttaaaacaatatcttttttcgtatacttacaaataatattctttttcttcctctATCCCTATAAAACTTAAGGGCAGTTTATTGTGGTACTAGTGTTGACTCTTTTGCAATTTCTCCACCTGTCCACTCCTAGCTTTTATTAATTATCTTTCATCTTCCTGgctattaatttttctttaaaatagcAGCAAATATTCTTATTTACACACACATTCCCAATAACCTTTAAAATCTTTCTATGATAGGATTTAATTTTTGGCGTGTCGGCACCATGTAGGCCATTCCGTGTCTATCTCTACTAGTCTCAAGTGGAATCATGAACGTTAGGTCtaccatttcccattctcgtatcaagctgaaactttgcacaattagtcattgtccctaacaacaTATGGGGGcacggtggttgagtggttaagcgcttggcttctgaacctggtcTTTAGGGTTCgagtctcggtgaagactgagatgtTGAATTTCGAGTATTTTAGGGCGTCCCtaggtccacccaactctaatgggcaccaAATTTTACgtctggtcgttgtgctggtcgcatgaaaccctgctcgttaaccgctggccaaagaaacggatgacctcAACATCATATGCCTTATAGATCTCATGGTttgaatggggaactttactttttttacttaacAACATATGAATCaactaaaaattttaaattttttttatcaataagtcataattgatttattttcttttacacaGCGACATTAATAGCTAAGGGGAGATGAGCCTTGTGTAGAGATTTGGTCGTTAGCTAAAAATTGTTAATTATAGacttttgtgttttgttatagtaacttgaatagctcagtggatAACGCTTCAGTGTTTCCATCATGGAGGTTGGAAACAACGAGCTTGAATTCAGACTTGagtaacttgtttttttttttaaactcttgaatagccttctcccagatacatcgccccccccccccctctccccaactggtccacaaaagtgattggacaaTAACGCACTGAGCATTCAAtaataagtaataaaatattttcaatagcactaatttattttagtctagatctattaaaatgtATGACATGAATGATTTAAGATAATTGATGTACTTTCACTcaatctaagtttttttttctgtctataCTTAACTTTTCATTTGACTGTGAATCAGATTGCAAATATCCTTCTATTTACTcatatttattaacatttaagTCTAATACAGTTGTCAGCGAACTTGGCTTAATAACATAGAGTTGGGTTTAATTATGATCCCTGTAACCTGAGATGAACTATTGAAAAATCAAAGCAGGAAGGATTGAATCCTCAcatagtgctctggcaagaaactgggccgttcggcgtaatgcctcgtagctatcatacaagtcgagtgactgcccAGACACGTCCCCTCTTAGCTTTCGGAGCCGGGaacactcgtacaagacgtgcgacactgtttcgacactctctccacagtgacggcatcggcaGTCGTAGTTCgggcggaaccgggcaaagtgtGCCCCcttccaaaaaaacaaaacaacaacaaaacaatattcCGTCCTTCACTGTGCAATAATTGCTTGGTCTGACCTCCTCAACCGCCACTCACGGATCGTCGCGATCCGGGTGACGCATAAGCTTCCAGACACCACGGGCTCTGTCAGATTCCTCCTATGACTTTAACCTGTAACCAGAACTGAATgctaattaaaacataaattttaacaaggttacaaaagacagtttgtgtggaaacacaaactcaaaatcgacccccgaagtaaaatgttttacataattcggataatccttcagagttgaagatagtttacttcctagtccaaacctcccgcaggacgacgggggataggagcaggcagggtttgaaccttcgatcgtcgataaatccaaacgacagtccagcgcgcaaaccgcacgaccagtggtccatccaggtaggcttcaatattttcagaaagaacatccgaatgaaattatatcaaagacaaatgagagataacaATGGAGacagaaggttaacagatcttgtgtagtgccccaaccgtcccgcagatcaaaggatacgtgaaagtgaatgtaaagttagatgtgaacctggcctaactagtttgtggtctatagggcagatgatgtaaagttcgtctgtttttgtggcctacggttaacgagggtgtcatgtagccagcacaacgaccaaccgcctttgcttttccccaactaatgtcaggtacccattagagctgggtagactcagaagttgaaaatcccagtcttcaccaggattcgaacccgggaccctcggttcgaactaaataagttaattgttttgaaaaggctcaatcccatattcgaatcctcgaaaaaaaaaaaaatacaattactcTACATAGAAAaattgttcacgaaaatgatgtttataagattactattcgtcttaaattaggtctaacatataatgcatactaattagctttttcttataaaaaaactgcttgcataattgattttaaaaattagaattttcgctttcaggaaaaacaaaagtagccgttgcatcagaactttgaatggtctaaaatattgtgaagtcggattttcaatatctcttctagtttacgagatctaaatgggacggacggacagacggacagacggacagacatttcgcacaaaactattagcgtcttttcccctttcgggggccgctaaaaaaatctGTTCTCGCGATTGTATTATTTTCACAGTAGTTCAAGTAACACCTGAAGGCATTCTTCTATCTGTGATGATGAGGGTCAAGCTGTATCGACCAATCTGAAGACGTGAGAACGGTGGAGAACATATACAACGTTACAGTTAGCTTATGGCTGAATACGGAGGAGATTATACACAGCCTACATCACTACCTCCTccatctctttaaaaaaatattttatttctttgtctacTATTTATACAATTCCTTTTTTATGCAAATAAACCCAACAACATAATGCTCAAAGATAATTTACACGAGTCAATAGTTCTGTATTAAATAGTGTGGATAGGCGCTATGGAAAGGAGAAAAAACGTATCACGCTTTCATTTCATTGAAAACAATCTAGATCTCTAGGATTCAAGTTCCAACACTCGGTTCTATTTACTTAAGTATGATTTGATTAGATTATAATCATTTACAACACTGCAGAGCTATATAGGTTCAATTTCTTACACTCCTGTTCTATTTACCTAAGTATGACTTGATTTGACTAAGTCACTTGCGTAACAGTATTAGATGAGTCAAATCAATATACTGCACCACTTGATCCACTGGAATATTTACTCTGAGTTAATACACATATTGTAAAGCCATTATTAATGTGTAAGTATAGCATAGTTTAAAGATACAATTACGAACCTTAAATTGAATTAAGATATTAAGATTACATTTTAAAGAGAATTACATTTCattgaaataatgaaaatattacaaattatattttagtgctttttaacaaaaaaaattcaattaaaattttgtatttaaaaattcaCTATGTTATTTACTTGCACGAATGTGTCTGGTCATGTGACATGGGCATCGGGAGGTAATCACAGAGGTCACGTGTATTAATCTTGCACTCTTCCATTCCCAGTTGTCCTATATGCAATGTGGGCGGTTAcgttaaaatctttatttccgaaggaaagtagaaaatgtataaaactaaTATCGCTTTAACTTATTTGCATAGCGATGAAATAGCTTCATTTAATAATCAGACTTATAGTCAGACTTTCATTATCATCACTCAGTTTTAATAAAGCATCTCAGTTTTCAGATGTAAACAATGATTTCAGTATTTTAAATTACTATGCTAAACGCTTACAGGATAAAATGTAAGCTTTATGAAAATGTCAAAAGAAAACTTTCAAATGCTTGTATGTGTCGTGTATTACTTTATTTTTCTGTCCAACTTTGTTATCAAAATTTAATGAATTAAGTGTTTTCTGACAAGAATATTTGCATCAAAGGCTttcatatttacatttatattgtcATTCTTTGCACTGGTGGCGTGGAGGCAGAGTAGTAGGGctattggcttctgaaccaagggtTCTCGGGTTCAAGTCTTAGTGAAGAACTTTATGCTTAGGGATTTCGGAGCGGTCctaagtccaccaaactctaatgggcacctgacattagtcgggtaaaataaaggcggttggtcgttgtgctggccacatgacatcctcgattttttaaatttagttcagCACTTTGTTTGAGTCaattttaaacaagtaaaaatatttcaaagtatttaaagtattcgattatttactttattttttaaacatttccttGTCATACACTTTCAAGAAAATGTCAAATATCACGAATCTACTTCTTATGACAGATGATGAGTACATAGTATTGGAAGGGTTGATGTGTCTCATTCGTTCGTGTTTAGCGTTGCTTGGGATTGTGGGAAATACCATCAACGTCTTGACGTTTATTTCCATGGGGCTCAAAGACGGAGTCACGACGTCATTTATGCTGTTGGCAATGTCTGACACTTTGTATTTGATCACTGTCGTTAGCAGAGATGCAGCCTTTGCATTCATGGTGTCTGAGATATTGTCAGACTATAAAAAGTGGTACCCGGTGGAGCCCTATGGGGTGTACATTTATTTCGGGAATGCTGGAAGAATTCCATACGTCCTTTCATACCTGATCACTACAATGATTGCTATCTTAAGATGCCTTTGCGTCGTCTGGCCTATCAGATTCAAGTCTTTAGCTTTCAGCAAAAAACTCGCAATAGCTTTGgtatctttgtttatttttgttgctGTGATGAGCTACCTTCCTGTGCTTTTGTTAATGGACATGACCTTTCAGTTCGACACGAAGCTGAACACCTCAAGACCTGCTTTGTGGATGTCTCCTCTGAGGGAGAAAGTCAAGAACGTGATCTGGACAGCAAGAAGCGCTGTCTTGCCTTTCATCACACAGGTTATCATGATATCTTGCGTGGTCACCATGAACAAACATCTGAAGTCATCTTACCGCTTTCGGCACCTCCATGACAATCCATCTTTAAACAGTATCTCGTATCTAGCAACGCTCactttttcaaatgtttttagaaagaagACTTTTCAGCAACCTAAAAATCCGAGTCCTGAGCTTACTGGGAAAGACTTGCAGGTCTAGCACCAAGTGCTGATTATTACCAGCGTGTACATCGTCTGCAACACTCCCACCATTCTCATCAACATCACCAGCTTGCTGGAGCGGAAACTCTCTATAGACCTCTACTACCGCAACATCTACTTGTCAGTGACAGGATGCAAACATCTGTTTCAAACCATCAACTCCAGTTTTAGTGTACTCGTCTACTACAAGTACAGCTCTAGATACAGACAGCATTTTATCCTCAATTGATTTCTTTACACTGGTGACCGATGAAATCAATTACAAGGTCGATttgagagaaaaacaaaacttcctGAATGTCAACTTTTAGCAAAATAAAGCCTTAATTCTCAAAATAAAAGTGTATAGTGTCTTTCTCACTTAGACTTCAATAAACCGTTATTGCTTTACATTTGTCATtagtaaataaaactttttttgtcattaaataattattatatatacactgCATTATCTGTCGTGTCGTGTCTAGGATAAGCAACTGAtaaagaaatatgaaaaaatatttcgtCTATGTTTCTAAGTTATAGTCCAcatagaagtttaaaaaaaaagtatatctaGTTAGAGTcacttaatttttctttaagtaGCCAAATGCATGCATTATTCCTAGATGAGTTTGAATACCTGGTGGGTGTCATCCTGTGCGATcgcaccccctagtgacgccactgtattAAACAGCAGCTTTTAAACCGTGACAGCTCATTTTAAGCGGCCCATGAACAAGTAAAGCCactattgtttttgtgttgtctATTCATCCACCCGTCTGTCCGTCACgcaaaaagtaaaattaaaatattgaaaatccaaaaaagatattttagatcttgcaaAGATCTAGTGCAAATGCTAACTATC includes:
- the LOC129926853 gene encoding uncharacterized protein LOC129926853, which gives rise to MGLKDGVTTSFMLLAMSDTLYLITVVSRDAAFAFMVSEILSDYKKWYPVEPYGVYIYFGNAGRIPYVLSYLITTMIAILRCLCVVWPIRFKSLAFSKKLAIALVSLFIFVAVMSYLPVLLLMDMTFQFDTKLNTSRPALWMSPLREKVKNVIWTARSAVLPFITQVIMISCVVTMNKHLKSSYRFRHLHDNPSLNSISYLATLTFSNVFRKKTFQQPKNPSPELTGKDLQV